GCGCCAAGCGCCAGGTGGAGAGCGGCGAGGACGTGCTGATTCTGCTGGACAGCATCACGCGACTGACCCGGGCCTACAACCTGGTGCAACCGTCGAGCGGGCGCACGCTTTCAGGAGGCATCGAACCGCAAGCCCTCTATCCGCCCAAGGGGTTCTTCGGCGCCGCGCGAAAGGTGGACGACGGCGGCAGCCTCACCATCATCGCGTCGTGTCTGATCGAGACGGGCAGCCGGATGGACGAGGTGATCTACGAGGAGTTCAAGGGCACGGGGAACTGGGAGCTGATGCTCGACCGGCGCCTGGCCGAGCGCGGCACCTTCCCAGCCGTGGACGTGCTGCGGTCCGGGACCCGACGCGTAGAGCTGCTGCTGGCCGACGACGAGCTGAAGTACTTCTGGCGCCTGCGGCGGATGCTCAACGCCATGGACTCGCACGATTCCTCGAATTCCACCGAACTGATGTTCGACCGCATGCGCCGCACGGAAAGCAATGCGGCGTTCTTCAAGTCCCTCAGCGAGCAGGGCGGGTAGATTCGGCTTATGATCTACGCCGCTTCATATACCAGAAGCTTCGAGCAGTCCTGACATGCCAAGCGTCAAAGTCGTGCTGATCAAAGACGTGCCGAGTCTGGGCCAGATTGGCGACGTGGCCTCGGTCTCGGCGGGCTATGCGCGCAACTATTTGTTGCCGCGCGGCCTGGCGGTGACCGCGACCGCCAAACGGCTGGCGGACACGCACTTTCATGAGGAATTGGCCGACCGGCGCGAGGCGGCCGCGCGGGCCGAGGCGGAGGGCCTCGCCGCCGCCCTCCAGGGCCAGGCCATCACGATCGCGGTGGTCGTGGGCGACCAGGGACGCATGCACGGCCAGATCACCAACCAGGACGTCGCCACGGCGATTCGCGAGCAGCTTGGGGTGGAGATCGATCGTCACACGCTGCAGATCGACAGTCCGATCCGGTCGCTGGGCCGCTACCTGCTGCCGATTCGAGTCGCGGCGGGCGTTGAGGCGTCCATCACGCTCGAGGTAGTCGAATACGAGGAGCCGGCGGAAGAGCCCGAGGAGCCGGAGGAGCCGGAGGCGCCGGAGGAAGCCGAGCCAGGTGCCGTCGAAGTTGGGGAATACGACTTCTCGCGCTAGGGCTGGCCGTTCTTCTTCAAACGCACAGGTTCCTTCTGTAACTGTGGATAGGGCAGTGGTAGGTCTCCCTGCTTCCTGAAGGATCGCGTCCGGCGCAAGCGTCTCCGAGTGCACCCTCACCCTAGCCCTCTCCCATCAAGGGAGAGGGGACCGGACGGCGATCCGACGAAGCGAGCAAGCTGCGCGGGCGGGTCTGAGACCCGCCCCTGCAACAGACACCCAGAGCGGCTGCCGGTTCGACCGGACTGGATTCCGGCCTTCGCCGGATTGACGGACTCAGAGTGGACCGCGATCCACCCGCGCAAAAAGCGCGTTGTTCGTATTATGTCTGGTATAATTGTCCCGCCTTATCGTGGTCTGCTTTTCGAGGGCGTGGTTATCCCCACGGCATATTGGAGTCTTTCGGAAACAGCTGTGGATGGGGGGGCCCATGCTCGGGAGTCACGCGCGGCGATACAGCGCGCCGTGGCAAGGGCGCTCAAATGCCCCCTTAATGGCACGCCGCCATTGATCCCCGAACGGACGGTTTTGCCGCTGTGACGACCGAGATCGAACGACTTCCGCCCCAGGACCTGGATGCCGAGCGCTCATTGCTGGGCAGCTTGCTGATCGACTCGGATGCCGTGAGCACGGTCAGCGGCAAAATCCAGCCCGACGACTTCTACCGCGAGCAGCACCGCGCCATCTTCGAGGCCGTCTCCAACATCGCCTCGCGCAACGAACGCTCGGACTCGGTGACGGTATCCGACGAGCTGCGCCGGACGGAGAGCCTGGAGCTCGCTGGCGGCCCGCCGTATATCGCCGACTTGATCAACGCGGTGCCCACGGCGTTCCACGTGGAGCACTACGCCTCTATCGTGCGGCGGACGGGCATCCTGCGGCGGATCATCCAGGCGGCCACGCAAATGGCCGGCGCGTCCTATCGCGCGGGCGCCGATCCCGACGACGTGCTGGACCTGGCCGAGAGCCTCATCTTCAGCATCGCCAATGAGATGGGGACGCGCGACTTCGAGTCGCTGCGCGCGGTGATGCACGTGTTCGAAGAGCAGCTCATGTTCCGGCTGCAACATCGAGGCGTCCTGAGCGGCGTGGCAACCGGCATCGGCGAGCTGGATCGGTTGACGGGCGGCCTGCAGCGCTCCGACTTGATCGTCCTGGCGGCGCGGCCCGGCATGGGGAAAACGGCGTTCGCCCTGCAACTGGCGCTGCACGCCGCCATGCACAACGACGTTCCAGTCGGCTTCTTCGCGCTGGAGATGCCGGGGCATCAGCTGGCGCAGCGGATCGTGGGCAGCCGCGCCCGGGTCGACTCCATGCGGATTCGAGACGGCGAGCTCAACGACGCGGAGATTGCCAAGGCCGTGGCGGCGATGGCCGAGCTCGCCGAGTACCCGATCTTGATCGACGATTCGCCGTCGCTGACGGTGCTCGAGCTGCGGGGGAAGGCCCGGCGCATGCACCTGGAGCACACCATCGGGCTGCTCATCGTTGACTACTTGCAGCTAATGAGCTCCGCGACCTACCGCGACAATCGGGTGCAAGAGATCACCGAGATCACCCGCTCGCTGAAGTCGCTGGCCCGTGAGCTCAACATCCCGGTCGTGGCCTGCGCCCAGCTCTCGCGCGCCGTCGAGCAGCGGCCAAACCCCACGCCCCGGCTTTCGGACCTGCGCGAAAGCGGGTCCATCGAGCAGGACGCTGACGTCGTAGTCTTCCTGCACGAGCCCGAGCGCGACGACGAAGTGATTGGAAAGCCCGTGGACCTGCGCCTGACGATTGCCAAGCAACGCAACGGGCCGGTCGGTGAACTGGATCTGCGATTCATTCGCTCGCACGGGCGATTCGAGGAAGTCGCCGAGCGGTCGCTATAGGGCCGCCAGAGGAGACCGTCATGGCCGAAATGCCCCAGGGCCGAGACTTTCGCGTGCCGCCCGTGATTCACGTCGGCGAAGGCGCCCTGTCACGACTGCCGGAAACCCTGACCGACCTGGGCATCCAGCGCGCGGTGCTGGTGACGGATCGCGTGCTCGCCAGCGGGCCGTGGATGCCCGTCTTGCAGGCATATGCGGCCGAGGCCGAGGTCGAGCTGACGATCGACGATGCGCTGGCGGCAGAGCCGACGACGGACGACGTGGGCCGCGCGCTGGGGCGCATTCGCGCGAGCGACGCGGATGGCGTGATCGCGTTCGGCGGCGGCAGCGCCATCGATACGGCCAAGTCGGCGGCCGTGCTGGCGGGCAATCCGGGCGGGCTGCCCGACTACGAAGGGTACGAGCGGATTCCGCGTCCGGGGCTGCCGGTTATTGCGATTCCCACCACGGCCGGGACTGGCGCGGAGGTGACCCGCGGCGTGGCGGTCACCGATCCCGTACGCGACGTGAAGATGCTGCTGATGAGCGCGCAGCTGGTGCCGGCGGCGGCCATCGTCGACCCGGCGCCGACCGTGAGCATGCCGCCGGGGGTGACGGCCTCCACCGGCCTCGACGCGCTGACGCACGCCATCGAGGCGTACGTTTCCCGCAAGAGCTATCCGCTTACCGACGCGCTGGCTATCGACGCCGTCAAGCGCATCGCCGGGTCGCTGGTGCGGGCCTATGAGTGCCCGGACGACTTGGAGGCCCGTGACGCGATGGCGCGGGGCTCGCTGCACGCGGGCATGGCGTTCCACAACTCCTCGGTGGCGCTGGTGCACGGCATGTCGCGGCCCATCGGCGCGTTGTTCCACGTCCCGCACGGGCTCTCGAACGCCATGCTGCTGCCCGCGGTGATGGCGTTCAGCATCCCTGGAGCCGTGGCGCGCTATGCCGACATTGGGCGAGCCATGGGCGCGGCCGGGGCCGGCGACACCGACGAAGCGGCCGCCGCGAGCGGCATGCGGCTGGTCGAGGAGCTCTGCGCCCAGGTCGAGGTGCCGACGCTGGCCGCATGGGGCGTCGATCGCGAGGCGTTTCGGCGCGCCACGCCCAAGATGGCGCGCGACGCGCTGGCCAGCGGCAGTCCGGGCAACAATCCCCGGCTGGCCTCCGAGGCCGAGATCGTGGAGCTCTACGAGCAGGTGATCAGCCTCTGAGTCACCGGGGTCGGGTTGGCGATGCCACGGTCAGGCGGCGAATCCGCCGATATACTCGACTGAAGTAGCGGCCGCGAGCGGCCGGACCATCTTTCTGCCATGGCCCTGGGCATTCTCAAACACCTCGTCGGCGACGATGCCGAGCGCACTGCGCGACAGCTTCGACCTCGCGTGGCCGAGATCAACGACCTGGAACCCGAGACGCAGCGGCTCTCGGATCGGGAGCTGCTTGGCGTAACCGACGAGCTGCGCCAGCAGCTGGCGTCCGGCGAGTCGCTGGACGACCTGCTGCCGGAGGCCTTTGCCGCCGTGCGCGAGGCCGTGCGCCGGCACACGGGCGAGCGGCAGTTCGACGTGCAGCTGATGGGCGGGATGGTGCTGCACGACGGCGACATTGCCGAGATGCGCACCGGTGAGGGCAAGACGTCGGTGGCGGCATTGGCCGCCTATCTCAACGCGCTCGAAGGCCGCGGCGTGCACATCGTGACGGTGAACGACTACCTGGCGGCGCGCGACGCCGGCTGGTACGGCCGCGCCCTCGTGGAGCGCTTGGGGCTGACCGCCGGCGTGATCCAGCACGACTTGCCGCCCGACGATCGGCGCGCGGCCTATGCGGCCGACCTGACTTACGGCACGAACAACGAGTTCGGGTTCGACTACCTGCGCGACAACATGGTGCACGACCTGGCGCACCGGGTGCAGCGCGGGCTCAACTACGCCATCGTGGACGAGGTCGACAACATCCTCATCGACGAGGCTCGGACGCCGCTCATCATCTCGGGGGCCGCCGAGGAGTCCACCGAGCACTACTACCAGTTTGCGGGGCTCGTGACGCGGCTGGATGCGGCCACGGACTTCACCGTCGATCTGAAGCTCCGCGCCGTATCACTGACGGAAGTGGGCATCTCGAAGATGGAGCGGCTGCTCAAGGTCGACAACCTGTACGACGAAAAGTCGTTCCAGCTCGTTCACTACCTGGAGCAGGCGCTGCGCGCGCAGGTGATGTACACGCGCGGCAAGGACTACGTGCTGTTTGCGAACGGCCAAGTCATCGATGGCCGCGATCGCCGGGCCGAGGTGGTGATCGTGGACGAGTTCACGGGCCGTCTGATGCACGGGCGGCGCTTCAGCGACGGCTTGCACCAGGCGATCGAGGCCAAGGAAAACGTCGCCGTGCAGCGCGAGAGCCAGACGATGGCCACGGTGACGTTCCAAAACTACTTCCGCATGTACGAGAAGCTCGCCGGCATGACGGGTACCGCCAAAACGGAAGAGCAAGAGTTTCAGACCATCTACGACCTCAACGTGCGGGTGATCCCGACGCATCGCGAGATGATCCGGGACGACGCCCCCGACCTCGTCTATGCCTCGGCCAAGGCTCGTGACCGGGCGGTGATCAGCGGCATCGTCGCGTCCTACCGCGAGCGGCGGCCCGTACTCGTCGGCACGACGTCGATCGAAAAGTCCGAGGAGCTGAGCGGCATGCTGCGGCGCGAGGGCGTGGTGCACAACGTGCTCAACGCCAAGTACCACGCGCAGGAGGCGCAGATCGTGGCCGAGGCGGGCCGGCTGGACGCGGTCACCATTGCCACGAACATGGCGGGCCGCGGCACGGACATCATCCTGGGCGGTCGGCCCGAGGGGCGCTCAGCCGCGCAGTGGCAGGCGGAGCACGACCAGGTCATCGAGCTTGGCGGGCTGCATGTCCTCGGCACCGAGCGGCACGACGCCCGCCGGATCGACAACCAGCTGCGCGGTCGTTCCGGCCGCCAGGGCGACCCCGGCGCCAGCCAGTTCTTCGTGTCGCTGGAAGACGAGCTGATGCGGCGGTTCGGCTCGGATCGCATCCAGGGGCTGATGCAGCGGCTGGGCGTGGAAGAGGACCAGCCGATCGAGAGCGGCATGGTGACGAAGGCGCTTGAATCCGCCCAGACCAAGGTGGAGGCCCACAACTACGAGACGCGCAAGTACGTCATCGAGTTCGACAACGTGGTGAACCGGCAGCGCGGCGTGATCTACCAGCAGCGCGATCGCATCATCAAGGCCGAAGACCTGGTCGACATGGTGGACGAGATGCTCGAGCGCGAAGTCGACCACCTGGTGGACGCGCACGACATCTCCCCGCAAACGGAACCGGAGGAGCTGGAAGAGCTGGTGCAGTCATATCTGGCGATCAGCGGCGGACCCGCCCGCGGCCTGCGGGCGGACGATTTCGAAGGGCTGCGCGCGGACGACCTGCGCGAAGCGCTGCAAGCCCGCGCCCACGAGGATTGGCGTCGCAAGATCGACGAGCTGCCGGATGACGCCGTGCAGCCGCTGCTGCGCTGGATCATGCTCCAAAACACGGACTATCTCTGGGTACAGCATCTGACCGCCATCGAAGACGTGCGGCAGGGCATCGGGCTGCGCGCTTACGGGCAGCAGGACCCGCTGGTGGCCTTCAAGCGCGAAGGCTTTCAGATGTTCGAGCAGCTGATGACCACCATGCAGTCCGACATCTTGCGGCGCGTGTTTCGCGCGCAGGTGCAGCAGCAGCTCCCGGCCAGCACCGTCCTTTCGCGGCACCGGGAGCAGGCCGCCGCGGCGACACCAGCGGCACCGGCGGCGGGCGCCAGCCGAGCCAACGGCAGCGGGGGCCAGGCGCCGCGGCTGACGCGGCGCGAGCGCCGACGCCGGGAACGCGACGAGAAGAAGCGCGCCAAGCGCCAGGCGCGACGCGGCAAGAAAGTCCGGTCCGGCTAGTCCGCCGCGCCATGCCATCCGCTCTCGACTCCGCCGACGTCTTGCAATCCGCTCGCTCACTGTGCGACCGGGTGCGCGACTTTCGGGGGCATCTTTGACCTTGCGTCCAACGCCGAGCGCCTGGCCGAGCTAGAGGCGCAAATCGCCGAGCCCGAGTTTTGGGGGGACCAAGTCCGGGCTCGCGACACCATGCGCGAAATCACGCGTCTGAAGTCGCAGATCGAGATCTGGGACGAGCTTGAAACGGCAGCCGCCGAGGTCTTGGAGCTCGCCGAGCTGGCGGACGCGGATGACGCCGACATGCTCGGCGACGTGGCAGCCGAAGCATCCGCGCTGACACGCCGCCTCGATGCGCTCGAGACGCAGCTGCTGCTGGGCGGCGAATTCGACGCCCACGATGCCTTCCTCACGATCCAGTCCGGGGCGGGCGGCACGGAGAGCCAGGACTGGGCCGAGATGCTGCTGCGCATGTATTCGCGCTGGGCCGAGCGGCGCAAGTGCGACGCGACGGTGATCGAGGTATCGCCCGGCGAGGAAGCCGGCATCAAGAGCGCGACGGTGCAGATCGAGGGCGACTTCGCCTATGGCTATCTGAAGGCCGAGCGCGGCGTGCATCGGCTGGTGCGCCAGTCGCCGTTCGACGCCGGCAACCGGCGGCACACCTCATTCGCCCGCGTGGACGTGATTCCGGTGCTGGAAGAGGCCGGCGACATCGAGATCGACCCGGCCGACCTCCGCGTCGAGACCTTTCGGGCCGGCGGGCACGGCGGGCAATACGTCAACAAGACCGATTCGGCGGTGCGAATCACGCACCAGCCGTCGGGCATCGTGGTGAGCTCCCAAAACCAACGGTCGCAGCACCAGAACCGTGAGGTCGCCCTGCAGGTGCTGCGCGCACGGCTGCTGGAACGCGATATCGCCGCGCGAGAGGCTGAGCAGGTGCGGCTGCGGGGCGACTTGAAAGCCGTGGACTTCGGCAGCCAGATCCGCTCGTACGTCCTGCACCCCTACCGCATGGTCAAGGACGTGCGCACCGGCGTGGAGGTGGGCAACACGCAAGCGGTGCTGGACGGCGATCTCGATGTCTTCATCGACACCTACCTGCGGGCGACGGCGCCTTCAACCGTGGAGCGGCCCTCATGAGGCGGCGCGTCGTCCGAGCCCCGCTCGTCGCGATGCTGGTAGCCCTGGCGCTCGTGGGGGCCTGGACCACGTCGGCGGCAGCGGAGCTCGATTCGGCGGTGCTCACCACGGACGTGGAGTTTGGCACCGGCATCACCTTTCGCCTGGAAATGCCGCATGCGGCCGCGGAGCCTGCCAGCGTCGAGGTGCGTTACGGGCTCCCGGACAGCATCGTGGTCCGCCGGTCGGCGGCGGAGTTTTCGGTGGCCGACGGGCTCCTGCGCGCCGCGTTCGCCTGGGAGCCTCGCGACCCGCTAGTGGTCGGCACCGAGGTCGAGTACCGGTTCGTTGTCCGTTCGGCCGATGGGTCGGAGACTCAAACCGCCCCGGCGGCCGTGAGCTATATCGACGCGACGCTGCCTTGGACAACTGCCAGCGAAGGCCTGGTCGAGATTTGGTATTACGCGGGAGGCGAGGCGGTCGAGATGGACGCGCGGGCCGGCATTCGCGCGGCCCTGGACATCTTGCGCGACAGCTTCGGCGCCGAGCTGGAGCGACCGACGCGGCTGATGCTGTACGCCGACATCGCGCAGATGCGCCGGGACCTGGGGGGTGGTACGAGTGCCTGGGTCGGCGGCGCAGCGATCGCCGATTTGAACGTCACCGTGCTGCATGCCCCGGTGGTGAACCGCGACCCGCTCGACCTCCAGGCCACAGTTGCGCACGAGATCACGCATATCGTCCTGGAACACCGCACGCACAACTCGTTTGGCGGTTTGCCGGCCTGGCTCCACGAGGGCCTGGCCACAACCGTGGAGGCGGAGATCAAGGAGCGATTTGCCTACGGCGACATCATGACAAGGCTCGTTGACGAGGACAATTTCGTTTCCCTACGCGGCATCACCGGCAGCTTTCCGGCGGACAGCCAGGCGGCCGTGAACGCGTATGCCCAGAGCAACTCGCTCGTGACGTACATCATCGAGACCTGGGGAAGAGAAGGCATTGCCGACCTGCTCGAGGCGTATGCGGGCGGCGTGTCCGACAACGAGGCGGTGCAGGCGGCGCTGGGCATCTCGCTCGACGAGCTTGATCGTGCGTGGCTGGGCACCCATGGGGTGGACAGCCCGACATTTTCGGCGCTGACGCAGCCCGAGATCGCCGGCGCGACGGCGCCACCGGACGGCGAAGGGACGCCACCCGCCCGGCCGGCGCCCGACCCCGTCGTTGCCGCCGCGGCCGCGTTGGCCGTCATCGCGGCCGCGGCAACCGTGCTCCTCGTCCGGCGTGTACGCGTCGCGCGCGGATATGCTCGGTACTAACGTGAGCCGGGACGGAATTCTCCAGCATCTCCGGGCACCGATCCGTGTGCGGCGCGGGCGACAGCCATGATCGTCCTGGAGGACGTGCACAAGGTCTATCCCAACGGCACGCAAGCACTCAACGGCGTGAGCCTGGAGATTCCCGAACGCGACTTTGCCTTCCTGGTCGGTCCCAGCGGCGCGGGCAAGACGACCATCATTCGGCTCATCAACCGCGACGAGACCGTGACTACTGGCAGCGTGTTCGTGGAAGCCACCGACGTGACCCGGCTGCGGCGCCGGGACGTGCCCCAGCTGCGGCGGCGCGTGGGAGTGATCTACCAGGACTACAAGCTGTTGCCCTCGCTGACGGTCCGGCAAAACGTGGAGTTCGTGCTGAAGGCCACCAACGAGTTCGATCACCTGTCCGACGGGCTGGTGGAGGAGACGCTCGCGACCGTGGGGCTTACCCGGCGGACCAACCACTACCCCCACCAGCTATCCGGCGGCGAGCAACAACGGACGGCTATCGCGCGCGCGCTGGTGCGGCGGTGCCCGATATTGGTGGCCGACGAGCCGACGGGGAATCTCGATCAGGAGTCGGGCTGGGAAACCATCCAACTTCTGGTCCAACTCAACGCGCGGGGCACCACGGTGGTGATCGCCACCCACAACCGGACGCTGGTCGACACGATGCGGCGGCGGGTGATTGAAATCGAGCGCGGGCGAGTGGTTCGGGACGAGCCCGAGGGTGGCTACTATGGCTAGGCTGCACGTCGCGCGCTACCTGCTCGGCTCGGCGCTCACGGGCCTTTGGCGCAACCGCACCATGACGGGCGGCGCCATCGTCACCACGGCCATCATGCTCATCACGTTGGCCGGGTTTCTGGCCATCAACGACACCCTGAACCAGATGGTGACGGCGCTGGGACGCAAGAGCAACCTGATTGCCTATGTGCGCGACGAGGCGCGCCCCACGCAGGTGATGGCGATCATCGACGATCTGCGCACGCGGCCCGGCGTCGGCGAAGTCCAGTTCGTGTCCAAGGAGGACGCGCTGGCGATCTTCGAGTCGCGGTTCGTGGACCAGCGCGACATCCTGGACGTGTTGCAGAGCAATCCGCTGCCGGCCAGCGTGGAGCTTCGTCTGAACGATCCGTCCGTCGTCCCCGAGCTGGCGCAGGAGCTGCAAACGATGACCACGGTCTTCGACGACGTGGTGGTGCCGCTGGACGTGGTCGAAGAGGTGATTGGGATTTCCAACCTGGCCCGCGTGGCCGGCTCGGTGATCATCATTGCCCTGACCGGCGTGACGCTGTTCGTGATCGTGAACACGATTCGGATCGCCGTGTTCGCGCGGCGCCAAGAGATTGAAATCATGAAGCTGGTGGGTGCGACCGACTGGTTCGTGCGAGGTCCGTTCGTGGCGGAGGGCGCGATCATTGGCGGCGTTGGGGCCGGCATCGCGGCCATCGCGCTGGTGGTGCTCTACGCACAAGCCGCGCCGGTCGTCACGCGGATCGTGTCGTTCCTGCCGGTGTCGACTGACACCGATTTCGTGCGCAACCTGGCGGTCTTTACGCTGCTTGTGGGTCTGATCGTCGGCAGCCTGGGCAGCTATTTCTCGGTTCGCCGCTACCTTTCGGTGTAGGGCGCGTCGGCGTGATCGTGCTGCAGTCGGTCACCAAGAGCTATGGCGACGTGCGGGCGGTAAACGGCGTCACGCTGGCGATCTCGCGAGGCGAGTTCGCCTTTCTGATGGGGACGAACGGCGCGGGCAAGACCACGCTGCTGCGCCTGATTTCCCGCGAGGAGCAGCCGGACACCGGCGTGGTCCTCGTCGGGGGCGGCAATACCGCCGAGCTGACCGGGCCGGGGCTGACGCGGCTGCGGCGGCGCATGGGCGTGGTCTACCAAGACACGCGCCTGCTGCCGAACGCCACGGTGGCCGAGAACGTGGCGCTGCCGCTCCGGGTGCGTGGCATGGGCGGTGCCGATCTGACGTCCGACGTGAAGGCGGTGCTCGAGCGGGTTCGACTAGCCGACAAAGAGTCGCGCTTTCCCCGGGAGCTGTCGGGCGGCGAGCAGCGGAAGGTGGCCATCGCGCGCGCGGTGGTCGCGAATCCCGAGATCCTGCTCTGCGATGAGCCGACGGAAAGCCTGAGCGCCGAGCGGGCGGCGGAAATCGTGGACCTGCTGCTGGACATCAACGCCGACGGCGTGACCACGGTGGTCGCCACGCACGACACGGGCACGGTGAACCGTCTGCGCCGGCGCGTGATCCACATGGACGACGGCTGCGTGCAATCGGACACATTGGTTGGCTCCGCGGCGCAGCCACAGCCCACGAACGGTCCAGGCTAGGCCCGCACTGGCATACTGGCTCCCCCCCGGAGCGCCAGCGTGGGCTGCGCCACTGACCCGCACGCAGCGCTGCGCTAGGGTTTTGGGGCGACATCGCCAAGGGCTCCTCGCATGAATCGCAACCCGCGGACGGGCATGCTGCTTGCGGCCGCTGTCGTTGCCCTATGCGCGGTGTTCAGCGCGGGCTTCATTACCGGGACCATCGCCGGGGATCAGGGGACTCAGCCACGGGACCAGTTCGCCGGCGCCGTTGACCCCGAACTGCCGGCTGACGTTGACGCAGACCAAGATCCTCGTCCGCTGGCCTTTCCGACCGCGGACGCTCGGCCCGAGACGCCCGCCGAGTTCGACGACGTTGACTTCGCCCTGTTCTGGGAGGCCTGGACCGTCATTCAGGACCACTTCTACGGCGGTCCACTCGACCCGGAGATTCTGCGGGAAGGCGCGATTCGCGGGCTTGCCGAGGCGACCGAGGATCAACACACGGTCTATCAGAACTCCGAGGAAGCCGAGCGCTCTCGTGAGCGAATACGCGGCAGCTTCGTTGGCGTGGGCATCCGCATCGAGTTGCGCGACGAAACGCCGTTCGTGCTCACGCCGCTGCCAGACTCACCGGCCGAGCGTGCCGGGATTCGCGCCAATGAGTTCGTCGTCGCGGTGGACGGCGTGGCCACGCGCGGGATGTCGCTGGCTGAGTTCGGCAGGCTCGTGCGCGGCGAGGAGGGGACGTCGGTAGTCCTCACGATGCAGCCCGAGGGGAGCGAGGACACGCGCGACGTCAGCGTCGAGCGGGCGCGAGTTCTCGTGCCGTCGGTCACGAAGGATCGGTTCGACGAAATCGGCTACGTGCGCATTGCCAATTTCGGCAGCCGCACGTCCGGCGAGCTGCGGCAGGCCCTGGACGATCTTGCGGCTAAAGACATTTCCGCCCTGGTGCTCGACCTTCGCAACAACCCGGGCGGGCTGCTCGACGCGAGCGTGCGGGTCGCGGCCCAGTTCCTGGCCAAGGGCCAGACCATTCTGATCCAGGATCACCGCCATGAGGGTCGCACGCGCTGGCGCGTTCAGGACGAAGGGGGCGATACGACGACGCCCATGTTGGTGCTCGTGAACGGCGGATCGGCCAGCGCCTCCGAAATCGTGGCCGGCGCGCTCCAAGCGCACGGCCGCGCCCAGTTGATGGGCGACGAGACCTTCGGGAAGGGCTCGATGCAAGAGCTGCATCAGTTGTCGGACGAGTCCGTGATGCGAGTGACAAGCGGCATCTGGATCACGCCGAACGACGTGAATCTCAACGACTCGGGGCTTACACCGGACGTGCCGCACGAGTCCTCGGACGGGCCCTACGGCGGCGAGGATGACGAGCTCTTGCAGGAGGCGCTGCGCCGGCTTGGCGCCGACCGCATTCCGGACGTAGACCCAAAGCAGCCGTAAGCACGGTAGGCGGCATACGTCGGGCGGGGCCGGGACACGCC
The genomic region above belongs to Chloroflexota bacterium and contains:
- the rplI gene encoding 50S ribosomal protein L9 — its product is MPSVKVVLIKDVPSLGQIGDVASVSAGYARNYLLPRGLAVTATAKRLADTHFHEELADRREAAARAEAEGLAAALQGQAITIAVVVGDQGRMHGQITNQDVATAIREQLGVEIDRHTLQIDSPIRSLGRYLLPIRVAAGVEASITLEVVEYEEPAEEPEEPEEPEAPEEAEPGAVEVGEYDFSR
- the dnaB gene encoding replicative DNA helicase codes for the protein MTTEIERLPPQDLDAERSLLGSLLIDSDAVSTVSGKIQPDDFYREQHRAIFEAVSNIASRNERSDSVTVSDELRRTESLELAGGPPYIADLINAVPTAFHVEHYASIVRRTGILRRIIQAATQMAGASYRAGADPDDVLDLAESLIFSIANEMGTRDFESLRAVMHVFEEQLMFRLQHRGVLSGVATGIGELDRLTGGLQRSDLIVLAARPGMGKTAFALQLALHAAMHNDVPVGFFALEMPGHQLAQRIVGSRARVDSMRIRDGELNDAEIAKAVAAMAELAEYPILIDDSPSLTVLELRGKARRMHLEHTIGLLIVDYLQLMSSATYRDNRVQEITEITRSLKSLARELNIPVVACAQLSRAVEQRPNPTPRLSDLRESGSIEQDADVVVFLHEPERDDEVIGKPVDLRLTIAKQRNGPVGELDLRFIRSHGRFEEVAERSL
- a CDS encoding iron-containing alcohol dehydrogenase yields the protein MAEMPQGRDFRVPPVIHVGEGALSRLPETLTDLGIQRAVLVTDRVLASGPWMPVLQAYAAEAEVELTIDDALAAEPTTDDVGRALGRIRASDADGVIAFGGGSAIDTAKSAAVLAGNPGGLPDYEGYERIPRPGLPVIAIPTTAGTGAEVTRGVAVTDPVRDVKMLLMSAQLVPAAAIVDPAPTVSMPPGVTASTGLDALTHAIEAYVSRKSYPLTDALAIDAVKRIAGSLVRAYECPDDLEARDAMARGSLHAGMAFHNSSVALVHGMSRPIGALFHVPHGLSNAMLLPAVMAFSIPGAVARYADIGRAMGAAGAGDTDEAAAASGMRLVEELCAQVEVPTLAAWGVDREAFRRATPKMARDALASGSPGNNPRLASEAEIVELYEQVISL
- the secA gene encoding preprotein translocase subunit SecA, with product MALGILKHLVGDDAERTARQLRPRVAEINDLEPETQRLSDRELLGVTDELRQQLASGESLDDLLPEAFAAVREAVRRHTGERQFDVQLMGGMVLHDGDIAEMRTGEGKTSVAALAAYLNALEGRGVHIVTVNDYLAARDAGWYGRALVERLGLTAGVIQHDLPPDDRRAAYAADLTYGTNNEFGFDYLRDNMVHDLAHRVQRGLNYAIVDEVDNILIDEARTPLIISGAAEESTEHYYQFAGLVTRLDAATDFTVDLKLRAVSLTEVGISKMERLLKVDNLYDEKSFQLVHYLEQALRAQVMYTRGKDYVLFANGQVIDGRDRRAEVVIVDEFTGRLMHGRRFSDGLHQAIEAKENVAVQRESQTMATVTFQNYFRMYEKLAGMTGTAKTEEQEFQTIYDLNVRVIPTHREMIRDDAPDLVYASAKARDRAVISGIVASYRERRPVLVGTTSIEKSEELSGMLRREGVVHNVLNAKYHAQEAQIVAEAGRLDAVTIATNMAGRGTDIILGGRPEGRSAAQWQAEHDQVIELGGLHVLGTERHDARRIDNQLRGRSGRQGDPGASQFFVSLEDELMRRFGSDRIQGLMQRLGVEEDQPIESGMVTKALESAQTKVEAHNYETRKYVIEFDNVVNRQRGVIYQQRDRIIKAEDLVDMVDEMLEREVDHLVDAHDISPQTEPEELEELVQSYLAISGGPARGLRADDFEGLRADDLREALQARAHEDWRRKIDELPDDAVQPLLRWIMLQNTDYLWVQHLTAIEDVRQGIGLRAYGQQDPLVAFKREGFQMFEQLMTTMQSDILRRVFRAQVQQQLPASTVLSRHREQAAAATPAAPAAGASRANGSGGQAPRLTRRERRRRERDEKKRAKRQARRGKKVRSG
- the prfB gene encoding peptide chain release factor 2 (programmed frameshift) gives rise to the protein MPSALDSADVLQSARSLCDRVRDFRGHLDLASNAERLAELEAQIAEPEFWGDQVRARDTMREITRLKSQIEIWDELETAAAEVLELAELADADDADMLGDVAAEASALTRRLDALETQLLLGGEFDAHDAFLTIQSGAGGTESQDWAEMLLRMYSRWAERRKCDATVIEVSPGEEAGIKSATVQIEGDFAYGYLKAERGVHRLVRQSPFDAGNRRHTSFARVDVIPVLEEAGDIEIDPADLRVETFRAGGHGGQYVNKTDSAVRITHQPSGIVVSSQNQRSQHQNREVALQVLRARLLERDIAAREAEQVRLRGDLKAVDFGSQIRSYVLHPYRMVKDVRTGVEVGNTQAVLDGDLDVFIDTYLRATAPSTVERPS